From Mycolicibacterium nivoides, a single genomic window includes:
- a CDS encoding phytoene desaturase family protein, producing the protein MDVTIVGSGPNGLSAAVICARAGLSVRVIEAQPTPGGGARTLPDPEFPGVGHDICSAVHPLALASPFFAAYDLPARGVRLAVPEISYASPLTDRPAAVGYRDIERTCAELDSGDSWRRLLGPLSADCDGVVGLILGDKRSIPPSLGAAARVAPRLLAQGTPLWRSLKGEDARALFSGVAAHTISTMPSLVSGGAGLMLATLGHAVGWPIPIGGSQAIPDALIADLTAHGGELVLGHEVTEPPPGVVLYDTAPTALLAIYGKTLPSRYARALSRYAYGPGVAKVDFVLSGEIPWRDPRLAEAPTLHLGGSRAQMALAESEIAAGRHAEWPMVLAALPHIADPSRVDDAGRRPLWTYVHVPNNSTRDLAETVTGIFERFAPGFRDLVVAVRSVPASRMDEHNANLVGGDIGVGGNNMASALLGPTPRFDPWTTPIPKAYLCSSATPPGGGVHGMAGFYAARTVLKREFGITNLPKLAP; encoded by the coding sequence GTGGACGTCACAATCGTCGGCAGCGGTCCCAACGGCCTGTCAGCCGCGGTCATCTGCGCCCGAGCCGGATTGTCGGTACGCGTGATCGAAGCGCAGCCGACCCCGGGTGGCGGCGCCCGCACCCTGCCCGATCCGGAATTTCCCGGCGTCGGCCACGACATCTGTTCGGCGGTACACCCGCTGGCCCTGGCGTCGCCGTTCTTCGCCGCCTACGACCTGCCGGCCCGCGGGGTGCGCCTGGCCGTCCCCGAGATCTCCTATGCCAGCCCGCTGACCGACCGGCCCGCCGCGGTCGGCTACCGCGACATCGAGCGAACCTGCGCCGAGTTGGACTCCGGAGATTCCTGGCGACGACTGCTCGGGCCACTGTCCGCCGACTGCGACGGCGTGGTGGGCCTCATTCTCGGCGACAAGCGGTCGATACCCCCGTCGCTGGGCGCGGCGGCGCGCGTCGCACCCCGGCTCCTGGCCCAGGGCACGCCGTTGTGGCGGTCGCTCAAAGGCGAGGACGCCCGGGCATTGTTCAGCGGTGTTGCCGCACACACGATTTCAACCATGCCATCTCTGGTTTCGGGAGGCGCCGGGTTGATGCTGGCGACGCTGGGACACGCGGTGGGCTGGCCCATCCCGATCGGCGGATCCCAGGCCATCCCCGATGCGCTGATCGCCGATCTGACCGCACACGGCGGCGAACTGGTCCTCGGGCACGAGGTCACCGAGCCACCGCCGGGTGTGGTGCTCTACGACACCGCCCCGACCGCGCTGTTGGCGATCTACGGCAAGACCCTGCCGTCTCGTTACGCCCGCGCGTTGAGCCGATACGCCTACGGCCCGGGGGTCGCGAAGGTCGATTTCGTGCTGAGCGGCGAGATACCTTGGCGTGACCCGCGTCTGGCCGAGGCGCCGACGCTGCATCTGGGCGGCAGCCGCGCGCAGATGGCATTGGCCGAGTCCGAGATCGCGGCGGGCCGTCACGCCGAGTGGCCCATGGTGCTGGCCGCACTCCCCCATATCGCCGACCCGTCGCGCGTCGATGACGCCGGCCGCCGCCCGCTGTGGACCTACGTCCACGTACCCAACAACTCCACGCGGGATTTGGCCGAGACGGTGACCGGGATCTTCGAACGGTTCGCGCCGGGCTTTCGCGATCTGGTGGTCGCCGTGCGCAGCGTGCCCGCGTCGCGGATGGACGAACACAACGCCAACCTCGTTGGCGGCGATATCGGTGTCGGCGGCAACAACATGGCCAGCGCGCTGCTGGGGCCCACCCCGCGCTTCGATCCCTGGACCACACCGATCCCCAAGGCGTACCTGTGTTCATCGGCGACTCCGCCCGGCGGCGGCGTGCACGGGATGGCCGGCTTCTACGCGGCGCGCACCGTACTGAAACGCGAATTCGGCATCACGAATCTGCCTAAGCTGGCGCCATGA